CTTTTGGctcaaaaccttatagttactgaCATAAAGTCCTTGTGACAACTTTCCTGTGAGACAACTAGCCCTGATCTCCCCTATTACATTTATTCTCTATAATGAAACAGTTAGAtacggtcctcgaatctgattggagaGATATTTTCAAGATTTTCACGAAATATTACgttcgatttcagtttgtttttcaccaaACCTTTTTGAATGTTGTCAGAACAAGGCATGAGTagcatacaataatttattatactTCTGATTTATACTTTTCCATTTTTTATGAAACTTCAAGAGGCGGTCACCATAAACTCTATAACTGTCATTTTATGACATCTAagcacaattttatttatttgttttcccaaatttctccctttgtgttaggaaaaagaaagtaagtcatatgtgtttataaataaaacaggggtgagtaaacaatgaatgaatttttatttttgtgtgaactatccctttaaacagctTTATAACAGTTTGAGATTTGCGACAGATGCAGGTAATCACACATGCTCAATcatgctctctttctctcaaacacacacgcacgcacgcacgcacgcacgcacgcacgcacacacacacacacacacacacacacacacatccttatttctccaataacttgttagaaacagccaaaGCCGTCCTTACTAGTTCTAAAGACACGTTTTTGAACAAAGGTTTTGGCGCATCTTTTGAATAATCAACTGCAGATCCTGACCTGTGGCATAAGAAAGTAATTCCATGGACAAGTGCGGTTTTTTGTGACTTCTTAgtctttcttaatttttttattcacttgtttgttgaactgttgtataaaagcatcacataagcaagagtgctgtatgtcCCTATATCAGCACAGTGGTGATTACCTGCAGCCATATCACAGCTATACTGATATAGGGAcaaacagcactcttgcttgtgtgatatttctTTATTATAAGCAAGAAATTAACAAAAAGGCAAACAGTAAACACATTGACTCTGATCTGCATTTCACACATCCCAAGAGGTTTTGAAAGCTTCACCAGAACAGCTGAACACTATTAATGACTTGTTGAGTGAATTGAATGAGTTAATTAACCATGTGTTCACAAAGTGTACCCAAAGTAATTATACAGGCATGCCTAGTAAGTCAGTAGTCATTCTGATCTATGTACAATGTATTGATAGAAATAAATCTAAATGTTGGCACACGGAAAAGGGAACGAGCACTTAAAAAAAGGATTATAAATGACTCTGAATATGAATAAAATCTAATATTAGACCAAATTATATAATTAGTGCTTTTCACAGATCCTAGAATCCTTGTCTAAATCGGTCACCCAAAGGAAGTCCAAACTTCTAAATTAAGCTCTGCATATGTGAGCACATGAATAATGTATCAATTACTGTTCATTAGAATAATATTACATGCATTAACTAGTATGTACACTGAAGAATGAGCATTCAGTAAGAATGAGAAAGATAAAAATTCATACAACAAACTTCTTTAGGAATTGTCTTGAGCCATCAAGGTCAATCTCAGATATCTCCACGAAATCTCCCATCATGCCCTCCTCTGACGCTGGGACATCCTTGTAGAAGTTTTGTGCCCTGTTGTAAAACTGCTTCTCCCCTTTAATATACTCACATGTCACGGCATAGAGTTTCACTGTAGGGCAAGAAATGTATAGACAAAGTCACTTCTTCTATCCCCGCTTAATATGCAGCAGAGACAACTTGAGGTAagtcattttatgtttatttcccaaAAAGTGACAACTCTGTGGCGCTaacaaatattgctctgtttgaatGAGCATCCCAAGTAGACATCACAGTTttgtctcaaccaatggtgtgagtttggtgcTATCTGTTTGCAACTCAACATGCAGGATTCTCTTACTGTAATGTCAATGTCACATCATTAAGTTTAGCTGAAACATCTCCACACTTTAAGTTGCCGCCTCAATGGTGTGTTGCACAGAGGGCAGACTCCTTGTTGCATTTAAAGGGGAGGGAAGAAGGTAATGGAATTTTCAGGCCATTTGTCAATATCAGCAGATGATTAGCAGGGGGACCTTTCTGAAGTGCTTGGTAAGAAGACTGGCAAGGAGGGGGAATTGTGATACTGAAATTGTGCGCAGGGTTTGTTATGTGAACCTCAAGTTACGTTGTCCAATGACAGACAAAAATAGTAACACTCAGCAGGACTTAACTTTGAGAAAGGAGCGATTCCTTAagactgctttttattttttgattgtcCTCTCTCTAGCTTAACACTCACTTATCTGCTTTGCCTTATTGGTCTAAAGGCAATATTAAAACAACGGGCTAGTAAGTTTAAAACAGCCagtaatacatatttttctaTCTAGTTCCCCCAAAACACTAAAagttttgaaaaattaaaaaatgtaaagtgctAATGATTGTCTTCCTTGTTGGTCTTACTTGAAGCCGATCTCATGTGTGATGtgtctgatttttttattaatatggtGGGGGTACCTCCATGTATgattttgcttagggcccccatatgctcagaaatggtcctggttgtgttgtgtatgtgtactaTGAGTTAATTTGAACAGCACACCAAACTCATCAGTAACAATAaaattgatgtaaaaaacaaaacacaaaatataagctCACAATGAAACACAACAAAACTCCTTCTGAATTCTTATTAGTTTCCAAACCATTCGTTTTATTTAATTAAGAGTATAAAATCATACTCCAAATTAAGCCAAATGATTTGGTTGCTCAAAGGAGAACATTGTGGGGTACAACATGGATAAAGGCACACCTTATaggaaaatttgcttttttctttctggtcacaaagtgtatcaagattgaaattGAAACAGAATTTTATTGAATACTGATggtcaacataatttgtgtggaaagaaataataagggaaggttttttttttttgcccccacatttgGGGGAAAACTGCCTCAAAGGGGATACAGTGATTTTGTGTAGATATAGGGGAAATAGTTATAGGGAAAACATTTTTAACCTTTGCAAACGCCTTTTTCAggtaacaaattaagattaagaacatcttggatggcctgagggtgagtaaattatcagctaaAGGTTAAAGGCTACAgtccctagcgtcagtcgctagtgcgcctcttgaggccaggggagtgaggtatacacactgcacagctacctactagctggctaccattacattcACCCCCGAAACCTCActaccatccgggtcacggcaccactgtaaccagtcctgctcaaccTGCTCCGAGCGGGATTGGATCCGGGGTCTCCGGCATAGGAGGGGggcgtgctaacgaggaggctacaGCCCCTGGTGTCAGTCGCtaatgtgcctcttgaggccaggggagtgatgtttacacactgcacagctatctaccagctggctaccattacataaGCAATAAGACATGAGAGGCCATGTTATATCATGAATATAGTCACGGATGAAGGGCATTGTAACCACTTCAGCTGTaattatattcacaatatggcacgGCCTCGAGTGCTTGCTTTTATAAAAGACAAATGgtcattaaaatgttatgttttgtaaGAAAAATCACTAAATGCAATCCTTCCAACAGCAAATGTAGTACCTGGCAGTAATCAGTAAACAGAATGTTGCCAGGCAACAAGAATAACTGTCAGCTATGTGTGCTGTGGATGATTCAAATAAAAGTTCTGTGAAGAGGtcagaattattattatgaatgaaGCACGTCTATTGACCACTCAGCATCCAGGGCCGGAACTATACgttttataaaaacaaagaaatctcAATTATGATTACATCTGTCACTGTGAGTCCAACTTGAACATTCTACATATCAAATTTATTCTCCCCAATTAACAAAAACAGTGTGTCTAATGGGGGCCTTCAGCCCCTGCAACTAGGAgtctttttaccccaaatatcctttcatttattggagagttatttaaaaacttttaaatgaaTCAACttgaacaaaattaaaaatgacaaataagtaataatgttaatttcagggattctcattagctatataaatgtaaaatatattaaatattacatcaaattacctcaaaataaaCCTTTAGACATTGCATGCAATAATCTAATGGATCGGGAAAAGTTTGCAGCGTATAGTGATAAACAGGTGTTCTGGGAAGTGTTGTGGTGTTTTGGTTGCTATAAGTATTAAgactttagccccattgtaccctatagTTTGCTcagtttttcaatgtttttcagTTAACTTGAAATCAGATACTGTATTATTGCTGATAATTCACCAAAAGAGAAAAGACAAAGCTGCTGTTTAATTTATGTCTATTACCTATTCAGTGGATCATTAAGTATTCAGAATGCATACACAATATTATGCAATTATGCTAAAAATAGTGCCATGAGTTTGTATTGAATAGCAGAATGTTCAGTATGTATGCTGTACAGTGAATATTGGTTCTCTGTTCACAACAGCATTGCATACCTATTGGATCTTGAAGTTTAAACATAGTTCTTCACCTGTACTTGGTACATACTCAGATAACTGTCAAAAAACATGCAAATGTAGCTTTGTTAGGAAAGGATATCAGCATCAATATTAACCAATTTTGATCGAATATTCATTGTACAGTGAATTGGAACTTGCAGAATCCCATAGATTTAAAAATCTGTCTCACAGGATCACAATAAAATCTGTGCCTAATATCAGGGCCCAGTTGCATCAAACCCCTAAAACggtaatttaaacaactttacagctcaaaataatacacgagtttaaacaatagaattaatgtaagtgcttttataaaatttataaaaacaaaacatttgccaTCATTTTGCAACTGCAGCAACTGGCTGCAGGACACTTCAGAGAGTCACTACTGCACACAAGCACATGGCTTCACTTCACTATGACACCCACACCCACTCCTTACCCAGATGAATCTGCTCCAGGAGATACAGGTAGCTAGCGAAGAACTCTTTCCTCAGGGTGTTGTGCAAGTGGAAAGACATACTGTGCTTGCACATCTCATTGTCTGTCTTTGACCAGCTGTCTCTAAAGGCTTGGTGCGTCCCACTAAACTCCATAATGGATGTGGATTCAGACATTCTAAAACGTCTTCTGCAAAGTAGTTTGAAGAAACAGAAACAAGCGTGTGACTGTGTTTAGCTTAAGGTGTTTCTGTAAGAAATGCTGAAGACACACTGCTGCTATCTGTTTGGAGATCACTGGCAGAGGAGCTGAAACTGACCAGCTGAATGTTTCTTTCTCGGGTGGGTGCTTAAAACTACCGCAGCTCATTAGATCACTTGCTTTAGGCCTGGGGTGAAGAAATGAGAAAGGGAAGAGTAAGATTGCCACAGAAGAGGGGTGGTGCCTTCTCTGTTCCAGAAGAAGCTCAAAGTGCCACAGTCATCCAGAATGGCATATCAGTCTTCGATCTGTGCATACCAGCACATTGAGGGTCATGTATTCATCCAAATTTAGTGACAGTCAGCTTATGAAATGGCTATTCTTAGCACAGCCTTCTCATGTTTGTACACACCATGATATTTGATGGAAGAGATCAAAGACATATAACCTAAACATGCTGTTGCTACTTACTATTTGGATGCATTGCATTGTTACAATATGTTACAACACATTTAATGTATTAAATGCTTATCACTGTTTTGGGGTTGTGCAATAATGCACTGCAGATTCAGCTGTCTCATTAAAAGACTAAAGagactaagagagagagagagtgagagagagagagagagagagagagcgagagagagagattgtggaGGTTTTTTGTCATCTAAACTCATGGATCATGTGTTAGTCATATGAGTGTTGATAAATTACTAAATGATCATCAGCATGTTAATGGATGGCATATGTGATATCCAGCAAACCAAATCCCAAACGTGTGTGTAGATTTGAAATGTGTACTCAATACAACTAGATCAGGCTAAGTTGGCAAATAATGTAAGTCATATTAAGTAGAGATACAAAAAAATGTTATGCTGAAAGCCATAGTTTGTACAAGCTAATCTGATTTAAAGGTTAATTCATCTTTGTAGTTCAGTTCACAACATAATCCTGGCCCCAGCCAAATCATTCTGAATAAAATAGCtgctaaaaattataaataaagagAACATCTGTGTGTAGAGAAACTGTGTtagcatttaaacattaaaatgctgttGAATTAGGTAAAAGCTATGTATGTTATGATGGCTAGCTATCTACATGTTGGCCTTACGTGATTAACAAGAAATTCTAGACCATGCCAAATTTAGCAAGATGTGTAGAGCACTGGGATTACACTGACGTTTTGTGTTTGTAGCATAAGACTTCGTTTATTAGCCAATTTGCAATGCTGAAATTATTGAGTAACATCTATAAATCACCACGACCAGTGTGGTAAAATAAATCCACTTCACTTCTTCAAGTCCCTCAACAACAACAGGTATAGGTCGCCACATGTCCAGGATTTTCAAGGATCGTCCTTGTTTTTGGCCAAATGTCCCAGAATTACAATATTTTCCTGACACGTTCACAAATATGAACCCTTGTTTATAAGCACATGAAAGGAGGAGAATCAAACAGATTCTCATATGAATCATAAGAAAGTCTTATTTTGACTTACTAGTCTATTTACTGTAATGCTTTAATGATCTGGAAAACACGtccaaaaaatgtatgtcctttcTTTTATTGTTAGATCTCTTAGGTTCATAATCCTCAACACTAAAAAAAAAGAGCTTATTTTAAAGATATAAacgatttcataacaaatttccttTATGATCCttgacaaaatgtaattattaaaattttaaatatctaagattttatacatcattttgttaaagattattcAATGTAATTTTATGGAAATTTGTCATGAAATTTAAAATCATAAATCTTTAAATGCATGCTGTAaatcttgaaaatatattttgtaggGAATGTTTATGTACAATATTTTGATTTCCTTTTTTATATGTTCAGTGTGAACCATAAACT
This DNA window, taken from Xyrauchen texanus isolate HMW12.3.18 unplaced genomic scaffold, RBS_HiC_50CHRs HiC_scaffold_541, whole genome shotgun sequence, encodes the following:
- the LOC127642310 gene encoding N-terminal Xaa-Pro-Lys N-methyltransferase 2-like; the protein is MSESTSIMEFSGTHQAFRDSWSKTDNEMCKHSMSFHLHNTLRKEFFASYLYLLEQIHLVKLYAVTCEYIKGEKQFYNRAQNFYKDVPASEEGMMGDFVEISEIDLDGSRQFLKKFV